One Pseudomonas brassicacearum genomic region harbors:
- a CDS encoding toxin TcdB middle/N-terminal domain-containing protein — protein sequence MPAIEDGRRYQCVDLYGEGVPGFLCRYTDGWYYREPERAEAGGDKIAYGPWSRLENIPVASDNPAVLQVLTDLTGSGRLNWIIAQPGMNGFYTLNPDRSWSGFQSFQRFPTEFLHPAAQLGDLAGDGLRSLAMIGPKSVRLYANLREQGFAPGVNVPHEPDSDLPLFSDVRSELVMFGNLLGSDSTELCRIRFDEIKCWPSLGHGRFGEGFVMSALPFRYGEFDADRVRIADLDGSGAPALIYLDSDGFDIYLNRGGNGLEQTPIRVPWPTGVRYDNVCQVTLADLQGLGCASLILSTPHMTDINKPRHWRYDFVAARPYLLNDTNNNMGCSTFLAYRSSAQYWLDEKQQLVAQDKRPACYLPLALSLVARQQQRDEITGNCLTQRFTYFEGDYDGRLREFRGFGRLYQVDSEVPEDETQEGFTAPVLVKTWFHTGRTVDQPLKDCFAGDTDAVPLGPTLLTRFHEGDEADEIITPDPDTAREMAYALGGHVLRSETHPADPDGLPRPYTMTQQRYLLRHPHPRHKSLLVLELETLTHQYDGFSNDPQGRHDINLKWNLFGQLIHGFAVHYARRLTALDAPPFEDELENTWWCDAHDEQQQLFHVIEKRAQYLHLIDDTGLRQRLGLPWRSRINGLQRPKGELPQGLNPRQISYETFLEHQGSAQWLAARQLIALQEQNYLLDEHDDIAFQALRGPLEVAEFDKQALDAYDAVPPPFDIREQLETIGYAPMKLFLPEDPDQDEAENLWSKKIGFATYRSLEGFFQVSALQDTQSHGVTTVEYDPYHLMSTAITLPDGCTTRVQYDYHSLLARQIVDANDNVQQALYGPGGLPLGVTFHGTENGVPAGFDDIATYRPPEDLTPGHAIAYPEETLGDIASAVRTDVLSWMGSLDVTLVLATQRNEWIRERYLLPDGHVRASGRARLAQLRHRTAAEELLWVLINAAAREPAHSVVLSADRYPDDPLRQIRIAVSAVDGFGRALQTKQRVEAGQAFAVAEDGSLMQQDGKPLQLLAEQRWRVSERVEYDNKGLVTRVYRPYFADAWRYINDASLRVHGYHDQQFYDPPGRLIKVINAKGHEAWHVYHPWYQCAHDYNDTEPGPDE from the coding sequence ATGCCGGCCATCGAGGACGGTCGACGCTATCAATGCGTCGACCTCTACGGCGAGGGTGTTCCGGGCTTTCTCTGCCGGTACACCGATGGCTGGTATTACCGCGAACCCGAGCGCGCCGAGGCCGGTGGCGACAAGATCGCCTACGGCCCGTGGTCACGCCTGGAGAATATCCCGGTCGCCAGCGACAACCCGGCGGTGCTGCAGGTGTTGACCGACCTGACCGGCAGCGGGCGGCTCAACTGGATCATTGCCCAGCCCGGCATGAACGGCTTCTACACCCTCAACCCGGACCGCAGTTGGTCAGGTTTCCAAAGTTTCCAGCGCTTCCCGACGGAGTTCCTGCACCCGGCCGCGCAACTGGGTGACCTGGCTGGCGACGGCTTGCGTTCCCTGGCCATGATCGGGCCCAAAAGCGTGCGGCTGTACGCCAATCTCCGTGAACAAGGATTCGCCCCTGGCGTGAATGTGCCCCACGAACCGGACAGCGACTTGCCTCTGTTCAGCGACGTGCGCAGCGAGCTGGTGATGTTCGGCAACCTACTGGGCAGCGACAGCACCGAGCTGTGTCGCATCCGCTTCGATGAGATCAAGTGCTGGCCGAGTTTGGGACATGGGCGTTTCGGCGAAGGATTTGTCATGAGCGCCCTGCCCTTTCGTTACGGTGAGTTCGACGCCGACCGGGTAAGGATCGCCGACCTGGACGGCTCCGGTGCCCCCGCGCTGATCTACCTCGACAGCGACGGCTTCGACATCTACCTCAACCGCGGTGGCAATGGTCTCGAGCAGACACCGATCCGGGTGCCCTGGCCCACCGGCGTGCGGTACGACAATGTGTGCCAGGTCACCCTGGCCGATCTGCAAGGACTGGGTTGCGCCAGCCTGATCCTGAGCACGCCCCACATGACCGATATCAACAAGCCCAGGCACTGGCGCTATGATTTCGTCGCGGCCCGCCCCTATCTTCTCAACGATACGAACAACAACATGGGCTGCAGCACCTTCCTCGCCTATCGCAGCAGCGCTCAATACTGGCTGGATGAAAAACAGCAACTCGTGGCCCAGGACAAACGCCCGGCGTGCTATCTGCCGCTGGCCCTGTCGCTGGTGGCGCGTCAACAGCAGCGGGACGAGATCACCGGCAATTGCCTGACCCAACGCTTCACTTATTTCGAAGGCGACTACGATGGTCGCCTGCGTGAGTTCCGTGGCTTCGGCCGGTTGTACCAGGTCGACAGCGAAGTCCCCGAAGACGAAACGCAAGAGGGCTTCACCGCACCGGTCCTGGTCAAGACCTGGTTCCATACCGGTCGCACCGTCGACCAGCCCCTGAAAGACTGTTTCGCAGGCGACACCGACGCGGTGCCGTTGGGGCCGACACTGCTGACCCGCTTCCATGAAGGCGACGAGGCCGACGAGATCATCACCCCCGACCCCGACACTGCTCGAGAAATGGCTTATGCCCTGGGCGGTCACGTATTGCGCAGTGAAACCCATCCCGCCGATCCGGACGGTCTCCCCAGGCCCTATACGATGACGCAACAGCGTTACCTGCTGCGCCACCCTCATCCACGTCATAAAAGCCTGCTGGTGCTGGAGCTGGAGACCCTCACCCATCAATACGACGGTTTCTCCAACGACCCACAAGGCCGGCACGACATCAACCTGAAATGGAACCTCTTCGGCCAGCTCATCCACGGGTTCGCCGTCCACTACGCCCGTCGTCTCACCGCCCTCGACGCCCCGCCTTTCGAAGATGAATTGGAAAACACCTGGTGGTGCGATGCACATGACGAACAGCAGCAGCTGTTTCATGTCATCGAGAAACGGGCCCAATACCTGCACCTGATCGACGACACCGGCTTGCGCCAGCGCCTGGGCCTGCCATGGCGCTCCAGGATCAATGGGCTGCAGCGTCCAAAAGGTGAACTGCCGCAGGGACTCAACCCCAGGCAGATAAGCTACGAAACTTTCCTCGAACACCAGGGCTCCGCGCAATGGCTCGCCGCTCGGCAACTGATCGCACTCCAGGAACAGAACTACCTGCTGGACGAGCACGACGATATTGCCTTCCAGGCCTTGCGCGGCCCGCTGGAAGTGGCCGAATTCGACAAACAGGCACTGGACGCCTATGACGCGGTGCCGCCACCTTTCGACATTCGCGAGCAACTCGAGACCATCGGCTACGCGCCCATGAAACTGTTCCTGCCGGAAGATCCCGACCAGGACGAGGCTGAAAATCTCTGGTCGAAAAAGATCGGGTTTGCGACCTACCGGTCTCTGGAAGGGTTCTTCCAGGTCAGTGCCTTGCAGGACACCCAAAGTCACGGTGTCACGACGGTCGAATATGACCCTTATCATCTGATGAGCACCGCCATCACCCTGCCGGACGGCTGCACGACCCGGGTGCAATACGATTACCACTCGCTGTTGGCGCGGCAGATCGTCGATGCCAACGACAATGTCCAACAAGCCCTGTACGGCCCTGGCGGGCTCCCATTGGGCGTCACGTTCCATGGCACCGAAAACGGCGTTCCGGCCGGCTTCGATGACATCGCCACGTACCGCCCCCCCGAAGACCTGACGCCAGGTCACGCCATCGCGTATCCGGAAGAAACCCTGGGCGACATCGCCAGCGCGGTACGCACCGATGTGCTCAGTTGGATGGGCTCGCTCGACGTCACGCTGGTACTGGCGACGCAGCGCAACGAGTGGATCCGCGAGCGTTACCTGCTGCCCGACGGCCATGTCCGTGCCTCAGGTCGCGCTCGTCTGGCGCAACTGAGGCACCGCACCGCTGCCGAGGAACTGCTTTGGGTACTGATCAATGCCGCGGCCCGTGAACCCGCCCACAGCGTGGTGCTGAGCGCCGACCGCTACCCGGACGATCCGTTGCGGCAGATCCGCATCGCCGTCAGCGCTGTCGATGGTTTCGGTCGAGCCCTGCAAACCAAGCAGCGGGTCGAAGCCGGCCAAGCCTTTGCCGTGGCCGAGGACGGCTCACTGATGCAACAGGACGGCAAGCCGCTCCAGCTTCTGGCGGAACAGCGTTGGCGGGTGAGCGAACGGGTCGAGTACGACAACAAGGGGTTGGTCACGCGGGTCTATCGGCCCTATTTTGCCGATGCCTGGCGCTACATCAACGACGCCTCGCTGCGCGTGCACGGCTACCACGACCAGCAGTTCTACGACCCGCCGGGACGCCTGATCAAGGTCATCAATGCCAAGGGGCACGAGGCTTGGCATGTCTATCATCCGTGGTACCAATGCGCCCACGATTACAACGACACCGAACCAGGGCCTGACGAATGA